In the Leguminivora glycinivorella isolate SPB_JAAS2020 chromosome 14, LegGlyc_1.1, whole genome shotgun sequence genome, one interval contains:
- the LOC125233516 gene encoding uncharacterized protein LOC125233516, with translation MDQIWDNILKVTSDRLVQLTVSAKEISDTISKETPQEAILNAQVVASKLESVLLKLNNDLNNYFKYVNNPSADEISNISTLQLEAEELLSELKIKIEYTKTKETTSKCRTGKLPILSLPSFDGDILNWYSFWDQFRSQIDERDLSDVDKFLYLSSALKGESRNLIEGLQATNANYIIAVNTLKARYGRETYIKDAHYAALGKITPANEMITDCRRVYNELERHMRVLNALGEDVSHSFFRTLIFDKFPESIVYELKRVLKDDSTNEIRNQLSKLLNDKEEVSKTKHRSSDIQEITTGTLQAIENNKKFYQDSGKKRQFKRSLQPEFRKRPRMECQFCLSDSHWSDECNKFSSLKDRKEKLDKKCFLCFNEGHLVRNCRRVFRCYYCKGKHNRALCPKQFQSAISQVAGENSNSTTKNVDQNTINFSSVCFYSYLQTTTAVVRNKTKQGNPQSCRILLDCGSQRSYITAKLAQSIDFTPENEDLLMVYTFGSNKPKEIISPVTEICLETKRGLQKRIRVNVVPHIANAIPILNFPDKLSVDVIADDDSLGDIVNVLIGNDYYFSFIRGGRHQIGENLHLIDTDFGWMLTGSTDGNIYDNVLSIVTYCQCHGPSCPYFTEPDLPLRNVDMKFLWALESIGITDSPKTTREEEAVKFFNDTIQYVEGRYEVKWPWIQFPPDIPTNYNLAYGRLKSLLRRSDIATLTEYDQILSEQLEANIIEVLEPQTVPIYQVNPPIHYLPGHIVKQEGKRGRIVYDASAKIKHYKSLNECMYRGPSMLEDLTALLLKFRCGEIGITADIEKAFLQVGLQDEDRDVTRFLWVKDLSKEPTEDNLLHYRFCRVPFGIISSPFLLTATIRHHLSQDESLLKTIADRCYVDNLVTCAEDYNKATTLYEETRKVFKELGMNIREWMSNDKHFMETIPENLRAPQKDRIKVLGLMWNVKNDTLELKFNDNPLEYHEKKLTKRDVLRTLARVYDPCGFASPLILPAKIFFQQLCEMKIKWDANLSSELIHKWSKILANLKLTRDIEIPRHIGNVSLKTKAKYELHTFTDASMKAYAAVTYLRIAGDKENKVAFIMSKARITPLEDQKDLKIPRQELLAYLIGSRLMKYVKANIDLLIQKHYLWTDSLVVLGWMKSSKLLSPFITRRVNEIKENKEFEFRYVDTNRNPADLATRPDLWESKKELWFKGPEFLSKDPVHWPSTTKTEDRRAFLVAGEGLDIVDDPEMSVEDSEVIPHVQIDMDLDGHETQEQEHVIQQIDTNENKTHLIEIINLQKEHFPEEVSGKETHLTRNLGLYLDVDGMLRSRGRLSNTRWTYDMKHPILLPPKSDFTDKVIRETHQENYHVGVPHTLNIIREKYWILQGRTQVQRVLKSCKQCIKQGGGPYRLPPTPALPEERVNYSDPYTYTGLDYFGPVLVTTNLQKEKRWVCLFTCLAVRAVHMEIVKDLTAEECLLALRRFIASRGKPKMILSDNAPQFKLTSELLASPYCVKNSIKWKFIPQLAPWHGGVYERMIALAKHCMKRTLEKHLLNDNQLLTVVKEIEGVINTRPLTYVSAEFDRVLRPVDFLRLGNCAILEPMEIDNSGKITATKVDLIAGWKRGIMILGEFKDMFIRQYLTSLREKHRYSIKQPRSTSDKLPQIGDMVQIYDESKKRINWKEGRITTLIKSLDGQCRVAKVKVGDTEFTRSLGHLYPLETDYTGESSGAEIPVVEQMELTLPADRINIELDKIPLENTHQPESCQTQIQDDMKVTNEAHSQEQAEVVQGIELSSNESEVTDRQEKVQQESEDTPQDRELSNSPAEMRPERIAARRAREKIAEWTRHLAALL, from the coding sequence ATGGATCAAATTTGGGACAACATTTTAAAAGTAACTTCCGACAGACTTGTACAACTTACCGTCTCAGCTAAAGAGATAAGTGACACTATCAGTAAGGAGACCCCGCAAGAAGCAATTCTTAATGCCCAAGTAGTAGCATCAAAATTAGAAAGTGTTTTACTGAAACTGAACAATgacttaaataattatttcaaatatgtgAACAATCCTTCAGCAGATGAAATATCAAATATATCTACACTACAGTTGGAAGCGGAGGAGCTCCTAAGTGAACTAAAGATTAAAATAGAGTATACCAAGACAAAGGAAACAACATCTAAATGCAGAACCGGAAAGCTGCCAATATTGAGTTTGCCTTCATTTGATGGAGATATTCTGAACTGGTACTCCTTTTGGGACCAGTTCAGATCGCAGATTGACGAGCGTGATTTGTCAGATGTGGataaatttttgtatttatcaTCAGCCTTAAAGGGTGAATCTAGGAATTTAATAGAAGGTCTGCAAGCTACAAACGCTAACTATATTATAGCAGTTAATACACTTAAAGCACGGTATGGAAGAGAAACCTATATCAAGGATGCTCATTATGCGGCACTCGGTAAAATAACCCCGGCCAATGAAATGATTACAGACTGTCGTCGTGTCTACAACGAACTGGAACGGCACATGAGGGTGCTAAATGCTTTAGGAGAAGATGTATCACACAGTTTTTTCAGAACCCTAATATTTGACAAGTTTCCTGAAAGCATTGTCTATGAATTGAAACGTGTTTTAAAGGATGATTCTACCAACGAAATAAGAAACCAACTTTCAAAACTACTTAATGACAAGGAAGAGGTTTCAAAAACTAAACATAGATCTTCAGACATACAGGAAATAACTACAGGGACTTTACAAgcaattgaaaataataagaaattttATCAAGACTCGGGCAAGAAACGTCAATTCAAAAGAAGCCTACAACCGGAATTTCGAAAAAGGCCTAGGATGGAATGCCAGTTCTGTCTTTCCGATTCACACTGGAGTGATGAATGCAACAAGTTTTCTTCATTGAAAGACAGAAAAGAGAAACTAGACAAGAAATGTTTCCTATGTTTTAATGAAGGTCACCTCGTAAGAAATTGTAGGAGGGTCTTCAGATGCTACTATTGTAAGGGAAAGCACAATAGAGCACTTTGCCCAAAACAGTTCCAGTCTGCGATATCTCAAGTTGCAGGTGAGAATTCAAATAGTACTACTAAAAATGTTgatcaaaacacaataaactTTAGCTCAGTGTGTTTTTATTCTTATTTGCAGACAACAACTGCAGTAGTAAGGAATAAAACTAAACAGGGAAATCCACAGTCATGCCGCATCCTACTAGACTGTGGAAGTCAAAGGAGCTACATAACAGCTAAGTTAGCTCAATCAATTGATTTTACACCAGAAAATGAAGACTTACTAATGGTATACACGTTTGGTTCAAATAAACCTAAAGAGATTATTAGCCCTGTGACAGAAATTTGCTTGGAAACCAAACGTGGCTTACAGAAGAGGATAAGAGTAAATGTAGTCCCACATATCGCAAATGCTATCCCAATATTGAACTTTCCAGACAAGCTATCTGTAGATGTTATAGCTGATGATGATTCATTAGGAGATATAGTTAATGTACTGATTGGAAATGATTATTATTTCTCCTTTATTAGAGGTGGTCGACACCAGATTGGCgaaaatttacatttaattgATACTGACTTCGGTTGGATGTTGACAGGGAGTACAGATGGGAACATTTATGACAATGTTTTATCAATAGTAACATATTGCCAATGTCATGGACCTAGTTGCCCATACTTTACAGAACCTGACTTACCTTTAAGAAATGTTGATATGAAGTTCTTATGGGCACTTGAAAGTATTGGTATAACAGATTCTCCTAAGACAACAAGGGAAGAGGAAGCAGTAAAATTCTTCAATGATACCATCCAGTATGTAGAAGGGAGATATGAAGTAAAATGGCCATGGATACAGTTCCCTCCTGATATACCAACTAATTATAATCTAGCTTATGGAAGATTGAAGAGCCTTCTAAGGAGATCTGATATTGCGACTTTGACAGAATATGATCAGATACTGTCTGAACAACTTGAAGCCAATATCATTGAAGTTCTAGAACCTCAAACAGTACCCATATATCAGGTAAACCCACCTATTCACTACTTACCTGGACATATAGTAAAACAAGAAGGAAAAAGGGGGCGTATTGTCTATGATGCATCAGCTAAAATAAAGCATTACAAGAGCCTAAATGAGTGTATGTATAGGGGGCCTTCAATGTTAGAAGACTTAACTGCCCTTCTTCTTAAATTTAGGTGCGGAGAAATAGGAATAACAGCAGACATCGAAAAGGCTTTTCTACAAGTTGGTCTCCAAGATGAGGATAGGGATGTCACGAGATTCCTTTGGGTAAAGGATCTATCCAAAGAACCCACTGAAGATAATCTTCTTCATTACAGATTTTGTAGAGTACCATTTGGAATCATTTCAAGCCCATTTCTGTTGACAGCCACAATACGACATCATTTATCACAAGATGAAAGCCTTCTTAAAACCATTGCTGACAGATGTTACGTGGACAACCTTGTGACATGCGCGGAAGACTATAACAAAGCTACTACATTATATGAAGAAACCAGGAAAGTTTTCAAAGAACTCGGAATGAATATACGAGAATGGATGTCAAACGATAAACATTTTATGGAAACAATTCCTGAGAATCTAAGAGCACCTCAAAAGGACCGAATAAAAGTTCTTGGCCTTATGTGGAATGTGAAGAATGATACATTAGAATTGAAATTTAATGATAACCCCTTAGAATACCATGAGAAGAAGCTTACCAAAAGAGACGTTTTACGCACATTAGCAAGGGTCTATGACCCATGTGGTTTCGCTTCACCACTCATCCTACCTGCAAAAATATTCTTCCAACAGCTCTGCGAGATGAAGATTAAGTGGGATGCGAACTTGTCCTCAGAGCTCATACATAAATGGTCAAAAATATTAGCTAACCTTAAACTGACTAGAGATATTGAAATACCACGACATATAGGAAATGTAAGTCtaaaaacaaaagcaaaatatgAACTTCATACTTTCACAGATGCTTCTATGAAAGCATATGCTGCGGTAACATATCTACGTATAGCAGGAGATAAAGAGAACAAGGTAGCATTCATTATGTCTAAAGCAAGAATAACACCATTAGAGGATCAAAAGGACTTGAAAATACCCCGGCAGGAATTATTAGCATATTTGATTGGTAGCAGGCTTATGAAGTATGTTAAAGCAAACATAGACTTACTTATTCAGAAACACTATTTGTGGACAGATAGTCTGGTTGTGCTCGGGTGGATGAAATCAAGTAAACTACTGTCCCCATTTATTACCCGTCGTGTTAATGAAATCAAGGAAAACAAAGAATTTGAATTTCGTTATGTGGATACAAATAGGAATCCAGCTGATTTGGCCACCCGGCCTGACTTGTGGGAGAGTAAAAAGGAATTATGGTTCAAGGGACCTGAATTCCTTTCCAAGGATCCAGTACATTGGCCAAGTACAACAAAAACTGAAGATCGACGAGCTTTTCTTGTGGCCGGGGAGGGCCTGGACATTGTCGATGATCCAGAGATGTCAGTGGAGGATAGCGAGGTCATACCCCATGTCCAAATAGATATGGATCTTGATGGCCATGAAACTCAAGAACAGGAACACGTTATCCAACAGATTGATACTAACGAAAATAAAACACATTTAATAGAAATTATAAACCTACAAAAGGAACATTTCCCAGAAGAAGTTAGTGGAAAAGAAACTCATCTGACCAGAAACTTAGGGCTGTATCTAGACGTAGATGGAATGTTGAGAAGTCGAGGACGACTATCGAATACTCGTTGGACCTATGATATGAAACACCCAATTCTTTTACCGCCAAAATCTGATTTTACTGATAAGGTTATCCGGGAGACTCACCAAGAAAACTACCATGTGGGAGTTCCGCATACCTTGAATATAATACGTGAAAAATACTGGATACTTCAGGGAAGAACACAAGTACAGAGGGTACTTAAATCCTGCAAACAATGTATTAAACAGGGTGGGGGACCATACCGTCTCCCTCCTACACCAGCTTTACCCGAGGAGCGAGTTAATTACAGTGATCCTTATACTTACACAGGTCTTGACTATTTCGGGCCAGTATTGGTAACAACAAACCTACAAAAAGAGAAACGGTGGGTATGCTTATTTACCTGTCTTGCTGTCAGAGCTGTTCACATGGAGATAGTAAAGGACTTAACAGCTGAAGAATGTTTGCTTGCTTTGAGACGTTTCATAGCATCAAGAGGAAAGCCAAAGATGATATTATCGGACAATGCACCTCAATTCAAGCTGACGTCAGAACTTCTGGCGAGCCCATATTGTGTAAAAAACAGCATTAAGTGGAAGTTTATCCCTCAACTGGCACCATGGCACGGAGGAGTCTATGAACGAATGATAGCACTGGCAAAGCATTGTATGAAGCGCACGTTGGAAAAACACTTATTGAATGATAACCAGTTACTCACAGTAGTTAAAGAGATTGAGGGAGTCATCAATACAAGACCTTTGACGTATGTTAGCGCAGAGTTTGACCGTGTGCTGAGACCAGTGGACTTCTTGAGATTAGGTAACTGCGCGATTCTCGAACCAATGGAGATAGACAACTCTGGCAAGATTACTGCCACGAAAGTAGACCTCATTGCAGGCTGGAAAAGAGGTATCATGATCTTAGGGGAGTTTAAGGATATGTTCATAAGACAATACCTAACAAGTCTGAGGGAAAAGCACAGATATTCCATCAAGCAACCTAGATCCACTTCTGATAAATTACCACAAATAGGTGATATGGTTCAGATATACGATGAATCTAAGAAAAGGATAAACTGGAAAGAAGGGAGGATTACCACCTTGATCAAGAGTCTAGATGGACAGTGTAGAGTAGCAAAAGTAAAGGTTGGCGACACGGAGTTTACTAGATCCTTAGGTCACCTTTATCCACTGGAAACTGACTACACCGGAGAATCTTCAGGAGCAGAAATTCCTGTAGTAGAACAGATGGAACTTACTTTACCAGCAGATCGTATCAACATAGAGTTAGATAAGATCCCGTTAGAGAATACACATCAACCAGAAAGCTGTCAAACTCAGATACAAGATGACATGAAGGTAACAAATGAAGCACATAGTCAAGAACAAGCTGAGGTGGTTCAGGGCATAGAATTGTCTTCGAATGAGTCGGAAGTTACTGATAGGCAAGAAAAAGTTCAACAAGAGTCTGAGGATACTCCACAAGACAGGGAGCTGAGTAACTCACCTGCCGAGATGAGACCAGAGCGGATTGCAGCTCGACGAGCCCGAGAGAAGATTGCTGAGTGGACACGCCACTTAGCAGCTCTCTTATAA